The following is a genomic window from Alkaliphilus sp. B6464.
CTATTTTGCAAGAGTTATTGAATGGGAATTTCCCAATTTTTCAGTTGATAGCTGCTTCGAAAAATTATGTCAATTACAATCAATAATTGAGCAGCAAGGATATATTGAAAGTGAAGAGCATAGGTTTATTATTGTTGCTCAAAAACAAATTTAATATAATCTTCAGTTAAATTGATTATTATTAGTGAAATTTTACAGCTGAAATTATTGACAGGAGAAAGAATATGAAAAAAGTGATATTAAAAAACGGAAAAGAACTAGTTATAAGAAAGGCTATTATACAAGATGTAGAGAAAATTATTCAGTATAAGATTATTGTAGGTGGGGAATCAGATTATCTTACATTTGGGGAAGATGAAGTTGTAATAAATATTGACAACGAAAAGCTTAGCATTGAATCTATAAACAAAAGGAATAATTCTATACTGGCAGTAGCATTAATTGATGGAGAAATTGTAGGATCAATTGTTTTTAGGGGCGGTGAAAGATCTAGAGTAAGGCACGTTGGGGAAATGGGAGTAACCGTAAGAAAATCCTATTGGGGACTAGGCATCGGAAGTATTCTTCTGGATTTTTTAATTAAATGGGCGAAAGAAACGGATACTGTTAAAAAAATTAATTTAAGGGTTAGAGTTGATAATGAAGGTGCCATTAAATTATATAAAAAATACGGTTTTAAAAAAGAGGGTATTCTTACGAGGGATTTCTATATAGATGGGAGATTTTATGATTCTATGAATATGGGGTTAATAATTGATTAATGCACATTATTTCTAGATAGCCAAAATCTAAGATAAGCTATAAATAAAAGTTTACCAGCGGTGTAATAGCATTATGTTTCTTTCTCCTTTACATCACAATATGCTAAATATTCTATCCTATTATTCTTGTAACTTACTCTAAGAATGATAATTGAGTATATTTTGTTTGATTTATTTTCTCTTTCATGGGTTTAGTATAACTACTTGACAGAGAATACTTATCTCTCAGTTCATTTACAAGTTGATATAATTGATCTTTATATGCTTTATCGGCACTACCAGTTTTATAGAGAGCTAATAAATCATTATATAGATGTGGAAACTCTTGTTGGATAAATTCAAAAAAGGAAGACCTAGTCTGTCCTCGTAAATAAAGAGTTCCAGGTAACACATAGTGTACATTGATTTCCTGAGCATTTCTAAAAAGTGAATTTATATTTTCAAAACTGTCGGTGATATAAGGAATAATTGGCATAACGTGTAATCCAACAGAAGCATTCGTTTTCCTAAATTCTTTCAGCACAGCAAGTCTTCTAAGTGAATTAACACCGTTAGGCTCCATCTTTTTTCGTGTATTTTCATCCATAGTTGTAATAGTGGCAGCAACATTGACATATGTAATTCTTGATAATTCATCAATCAAATCATAATCCCTTAGTATTAAATCAGATTTTGTAGATATAATTGCTGGTGTTTTATATTTTATCAACAGCTTAAGTATTTTAGGCATAATTTTATATTCTTCTTCTATTGGCTGATAGCTATCTGTGACTCCGCCAATATTGATAATTTCTCTTTTCCAAATTGAGCTACTTAATTGTTCTTCAAGCTTTTCAACTATGTTTGTCTTTACAAAAATATTACTGAAATAATCTTTTGATCCTAAATACTGATGGGAATACATAGCGTAACAATATTTACAACCATGTTCACATCCACGATATATATTTAAGTCCCAACTATATGGCATATGCCTTTTTAATTTATTACAGGCGACTTCACAAATTATCTCGTTATATTTTTTCATAAATACCTTTTCACCTACTTTAGATTACACAAATATATCAATATTGCAAATAGAAATAGCAGAAGAATAAAACTTTCTCATCGACAGCTGTTAATTCTTCTGCTATTACTCATCTGTCCATTACTAAAATAATCTAATCCTACTCTTTTAAATTTTCTTCACAATAGGAAGCCATACTTCAGATTTATATGTGGGAGATTGTTGGTCTCCTTCAAAATAAATCTCTATATCTGGAGCATTAGCATATTCGTATCCAGATGTTGGTAACCATTCCGTAATAATTCGCTTCTGCAAATCCTGCATAGCATTTGGCATTGCTCCAACACATTCAAAAATTGCCCAAGTAGAAGCAGGGACTTCGTACTCAACAGTACCTGGAATAGTTGGTTTATCAGTTGCAACAGCAATGTAATAATTAAGGTCTGTACCATTCATACAAGTACTAACACCAAGTACCCCAAAGGGCGGCTGATTCATTAATTCACACATTTTCGGAATTATACCACTTTTAATAGTATTTGCCCAAAACAGTGGTACTCTTGCAAAACTTTCCTCGATGTTCATGTTCATGTGTTCTTTAGCACCGATAATTCTAAAAGCATTCTTTTTCTCAATTCTGTAATTCATTTCTGCATCTCCTTTAATTGAAATTTTGAAGGTTATGCGTGGAAAAGCTTTTAGCATTACCCCTTCTGTATGAGCAGCAGATGGCGTAACTCCATGGACATTCTGAAATGCACGATTAAATGATGTTGGTGAATCATAACCATATTTCAGTGCAACATCAATTACTTTCATCTTCCTACTTTGCAAATCGAATGCTGCAGATGTCATCCTTCTACGGCGAATATATTCGGACAACGGTATACCTGCAATATAAGAAAACATCCTCTGGAAGTGAAAGGTTGAGCAGCAAGCAATCTGTGCAGCCTGATCATAATTAATTGTTTCACTTAAATTATCTTCAATATAATCGATAGCTTGATTAAGTCGTTCCAACCATTCCATAACATTACCTCCTTACAATCAAAGTTTAGCACTATGAATCAAATATATCCTCTCATTTTATGCACTAAAATGTAAGATCATATAAAAATTCTATTATCCATTTATATATGTGCCAATTCAAAAATGAATCTATAATTTATTATACTAAGCTAGATTAAGTACTATTTTTTCTTTTAAAATTTTACTACCTTATTATACCACTTTACTTCAAATAAAGGTCAATATGTGAAGTGTAAAAATTATTGAACTTTTTTATTTTCACATAAAATAAAAAAGACCCCTTTTATGAAAAGAGGTCAAGGCCAATGTCACATAGATCTCGGGAAGATTAAATACCGTCCATAAAATTTTCATCAGTAAGGCCGCATGACATTGGCTATGTTCTAGAATAGTAT
Proteins encoded in this region:
- a CDS encoding GNAT family N-acetyltransferase, translated to MKKVILKNGKELVIRKAIIQDVEKIIQYKIIVGGESDYLTFGEDEVVINIDNEKLSIESINKRNNSILAVALIDGEIVGSIVFRGGERSRVRHVGEMGVTVRKSYWGLGIGSILLDFLIKWAKETDTVKKINLRVRVDNEGAIKLYKKYGFKKEGILTRDFYIDGRFYDSMNMGLIID
- a CDS encoding SPL family radical SAM protein, with the translated sequence MKKYNEIICEVACNKLKRHMPYSWDLNIYRGCEHGCKYCYAMYSHQYLGSKDYFSNIFVKTNIVEKLEEQLSSSIWKREIINIGGVTDSYQPIEEEYKIMPKILKLLIKYKTPAIISTKSDLILRDYDLIDELSRITYVNVAATITTMDENTRKKMEPNGVNSLRRLAVLKEFRKTNASVGLHVMPIIPYITDSFENINSLFRNAQEINVHYVLPGTLYLRGQTRSSFFEFIQQEFPHLYNDLLALYKTGSADKAYKDQLYQLVNELRDKYSLSSSYTKPMKEKINQTKYTQLSFLE
- a CDS encoding AraC family transcriptional regulator; this encodes MEWLERLNQAIDYIEDNLSETINYDQAAQIACCSTFHFQRMFSYIAGIPLSEYIRRRRMTSAAFDLQSRKMKVIDVALKYGYDSPTSFNRAFQNVHGVTPSAAHTEGVMLKAFPRITFKISIKGDAEMNYRIEKKNAFRIIGAKEHMNMNIEESFARVPLFWANTIKSGIIPKMCELMNQPPFGVLGVSTCMNGTDLNYYIAVATDKPTIPGTVEYEVPASTWAIFECVGAMPNAMQDLQKRIITEWLPTSGYEYANAPDIEIYFEGDQQSPTYKSEVWLPIVKKI